The Oncorhynchus clarkii lewisi isolate Uvic-CL-2024 chromosome 29, UVic_Ocla_1.0, whole genome shotgun sequence genome contains a region encoding:
- the LOC139387994 gene encoding uncharacterized protein, whose product MRPRSRLLAKRGLPTIREGYEELVQDMNQANSLHLPPHGQVHSSLSTQDYFLSICQLACPTFPLAQPDCDILTVGSMASLRPCLRLHRLRDPVPLCQPLISNVSHHTQLEQEESQSECSGPERVVNVSSGQTSSRVLPSVSDPLEFIYGPGEALLLAACRAPDSQGCKGEGRESVTQLRPQPPLRADSFPRMCSVPLTQHKGSCPELCLMDPSDQEKQNPDPAPPQTSSSDQQKPDASSPLSWRFQNDSDRAPAGGRGKCTRYMDKHTMVSHWIADCRSAWREARVRVCMLPAIAEM is encoded by the coding sequence ATGCGTCCCCGCTCCAGACTCCTGGCTAAGAGGGGCCTACCCACTATCAGGGAGGGATATGAGGAGCTGGTCCAGGACATGAACCAGGCCAACagcctccacctccctccccatgGCCAggtccactcctctctgtctacccAGGACTACTTCCTGTCCATCTGTCAGCTCGCCTGCCCAACCTTCCCCCTGGCCCAACCTGACTGTGACATCCTCACTGTAGGCTCGATGGCCTCTCTGAGGCCCTGCCTGAGGCTGCACAGACTGAGGGACCCTGTGCCACTCTGTCAGCCTCTGATTTCCAACGTCAGCCACCACACACAGTTAGAGCAGGAGGAGAGTCAAAGTGAGTGTAGTGGCCCAGAGAGAGTGGTGAATGTCAGCTCAGGTCAGACCTCCAGTAGGGTTCTCCCCAGTGTCTCTGACCCCCTAGAGTTCATCTACGGTCCTGGGGAGGCACTCCTCTTAGCTGCCTGTCGCGCCCCTGACTCACAGGGCTGtaagggtgaggggagagagagtgtgacccaGCTTCGACCACAACCCCCGCTACGCGCCGACAGTTTCCCACGCATGTGTTCCGTGCCTCTGACACAGCACAAAGGCAGCTGCCCTGAGCTCTGCCTGATGGACCCCTCTGACCAAGAGAAGCAAAACCCTGACCCTGCTCCACCACAGACATCTTCATCAGACCAGCAGAAACCTGATGCCTCCAGCCCACTCTCCTGGAGGTTCCAGAACGACTCAGATAGGGCCCCTGCTGGTGGGAGGGGGAAGTGCACTCGCTACATGGACAAACACACAATGGTGTCACACTGGATCGCTGACTGTCGCTCGGCCTGGAGAGAAGCCAGAGTCAGGGTGTGCATGCTTCCTGCCATTGCAGAGATGTAG
- the LOC139387995 gene encoding putative monooxygenase p33MONOX isoform X2, protein MASATDHLSNMSSSHCCIWFLSSFQGLYSSSCPTMLYQQALMSESPVQSFVRLDSSEHYLIVNNKSRPSETMSRSGDIPALESGTSEGQLGGLSLPVGMTRRAMSYDDNMEAPMSPPPSDININNLWAKRPVVPPRRFRHQAEEDESGMTLTHAAPFDPGHRPNMPVVVKAKASSVIINSLMTKQTQNSMYRFEQQAGLRDTGYTPHKGLTAEETRHHHRMPESFQKMNIQTVDMGAGHKGGHEDKQTSSAQSTPNSTPQSSPKQNRRGWLSSQSSTASVSSSDLSTSSNTSVDMGAGEGGGAVERWGIFGPRPVVQKSTTDPGGFALQSYRGAQKPTPMEVMKAQATRLAHDPAVNQQAPPKMEIPTTESSRLSARPHKLKPRDINILTPSGF, encoded by the exons ATGGCCTCAGCCACAGACCACCTGTCTAACATGTCCTCTTCTCATTGCTGTATTTGGTTCCTTTCCAGCTTTCAAGGTCTGtactcctcctcctgtcccacaATGCTTTATCAGCAGGCCTTAATGTCTGAGA GTCCAGTCCAATCTTTTGTCAGGTTGGATTCATCTGAACACTACCTCATTGTCAACAATAAGAGTCGGCCTTCTGAAACAATGTCTAGATCAGGCGATATACCAG CCCTGGAGTCTGGGACCTCAGAGGGGCAACTGGGAGGCCTGTCCCTACCTGTTGGCATGACCCGCCGTGCCATGAGCTATGATGACAACATGGAGGCGCCCATGTCGCCGCCTCCCTCTGATATCAACATCAACAACCTGTGGGCGAAGAGGCCCGTCGTCCCACCCAGGAGGTTCCGTCATCAGGCTGAG GAGGATGAATCTGGAATGACCCTAACCCACGCTGCGCCTTTTGACCCTGGCCACAGGCCAAATATGCCTGTCGTGGTGAAGGCCAAAGCATCCTCCGTCATCATCAACTCTCTCATGACCA AGCAAACCCAGAACAGCATGTACAGGTTTGAGCAGCAGGCCGGGCTGAGAGACACTGGGTACACCCCCCATAAGGGCCTCACTGCTGAGGAGACCCGCCACCACCACCGCATGCCTGAGTCATTCCAA AAAATGAACATTCAAACTGTGGATATGGGAGCGGGACATAAGGGAGGACATGAGGACAAGCAAACATCATCTGCTCAGTCCACCCCGAATAGCACTCCTCAGAGCTCACCTAAACAGAACCGCAG GGGCTGGTTGTCCAGCCAGAGCTCGACAGCATCTGTCAGTAGCTCAGACCTCAGTACCAGCTCTAACACCAGTGTGGACATGGGTGCCGGTGAGGGGGGAGGAGCAGTCGAACGCTGGGGTATCTTTGGACCACGTCCGGTTGTTCAGAAATCCACTACCGACCCAG GGGGTTTTGCTCTCCAGTCGTACCGCGGGGCCCAGAAGCCCACCCCCATGGAGGTGATGAAGGCTCAGGCCACTCGGCTGGCTCATGACCCTGCTGTTAACCAACAGGCCCCTCCCAAGATGGAGATCCCCACCACGGAGAGCAGTAGACTGTCGGCacggccacacaagctcaaaccTCGAGACATAAATATCCTCACGCCCTCAGGTTTCTGA
- the LOC139387995 gene encoding putative monooxygenase p33MONOX isoform X1 — MSRSGDIPALESGTSEGQLGGLSLPVGMTRRAMSYDDNMEAPMSPPPSDININNLWAKRPVVPPRRFRHQAEEDESGMTLTHAAPFDPGHRPNMPVVVKAKASSVIINSLMTKQTQNSMYRFEQQAGLRDTGYTPHKGLTAEETRHHHRMPESFQKMNIQTVDMGAGHKGGHEDKQTSSAQSTPNSTPQSSPKQNRRGWLSSQSSTASVSSSDLSTSSNTSVDMGAGEGGGAVERWGIFGPRPVVQKSTTDPGGFALQSYRGAQKPTPMEVMKAQATRLAHDPAVNQQAPPKMEIPTTESSRLSARPHKLKPRDINILTPSGF, encoded by the exons ATGTCTAGATCAGGCGATATACCAG CCCTGGAGTCTGGGACCTCAGAGGGGCAACTGGGAGGCCTGTCCCTACCTGTTGGCATGACCCGCCGTGCCATGAGCTATGATGACAACATGGAGGCGCCCATGTCGCCGCCTCCCTCTGATATCAACATCAACAACCTGTGGGCGAAGAGGCCCGTCGTCCCACCCAGGAGGTTCCGTCATCAGGCTGAG GAGGATGAATCTGGAATGACCCTAACCCACGCTGCGCCTTTTGACCCTGGCCACAGGCCAAATATGCCTGTCGTGGTGAAGGCCAAAGCATCCTCCGTCATCATCAACTCTCTCATGACCA AGCAAACCCAGAACAGCATGTACAGGTTTGAGCAGCAGGCCGGGCTGAGAGACACTGGGTACACCCCCCATAAGGGCCTCACTGCTGAGGAGACCCGCCACCACCACCGCATGCCTGAGTCATTCCAA AAAATGAACATTCAAACTGTGGATATGGGAGCGGGACATAAGGGAGGACATGAGGACAAGCAAACATCATCTGCTCAGTCCACCCCGAATAGCACTCCTCAGAGCTCACCTAAACAGAACCGCAG GGGCTGGTTGTCCAGCCAGAGCTCGACAGCATCTGTCAGTAGCTCAGACCTCAGTACCAGCTCTAACACCAGTGTGGACATGGGTGCCGGTGAGGGGGGAGGAGCAGTCGAACGCTGGGGTATCTTTGGACCACGTCCGGTTGTTCAGAAATCCACTACCGACCCAG GGGGTTTTGCTCTCCAGTCGTACCGCGGGGCCCAGAAGCCCACCCCCATGGAGGTGATGAAGGCTCAGGCCACTCGGCTGGCTCATGACCCTGCTGTTAACCAACAGGCCCCTCCCAAGATGGAGATCCCCACCACGGAGAGCAGTAGACTGTCGGCacggccacacaagctcaaaccTCGAGACATAAATATCCTCACGCCCTCAGGTTTCTGA